Proteins encoded together in one Pontiella desulfatans window:
- a CDS encoding S8 family peptidase, which translates to MKNENRCILLCLSLFAGAVFCQAEEYRYRFKGAEVALQPSVRRIVQQEQAAAVETEAAWQPVFELGLSTFVPTDEVIVGFEVATTTEQAEQFLQQFGADQGLVAISHHRKDRFIVTIDKPSGGRAFPVSVALSELDGIEFAEPNFMILPEERNAASSVPLLRPDPAPAPAYALVEAASSLPVWTTLASLDFESGLGGWTSESRGTSPATWFGTSHRSHGGSYSLYCAQSHYPAPGPADNNMSAWLVSPTYNLVPYEEVYIEAWFYTVNQVGGDFPMLSVFDNASSSADARELFVDHTDDMTLDETTQDGWRKVLYRVPPNLLTEQTYFCFSWQSDGNAPREGCYLDDIRLVATTDVDLAPPGNDPYAARQWSHRNTGQIAGLGNDANDLHTPEAWLLVPEVSSSIVLAIVDSGVDLTHPDLNIVAGYEDDGSPGGGPRHEHGTACAGEAGAIRNNGIGVIGTAPGVGIMAVACNDSTASLAKGIDVAVANGAKILSNSWGWNDAYSTDIEDAIDDAIAAGCILLFAAGNGPLTSPNNYHVAFPASLATNRAIICVGGSSPTDEPVGAASSDGQFDWGSSYANNGGPDVCAPTTWSYTTDIQGSGGYNSGSSGIDADYTHDFSGTSSATPKVAGIVALMLTASPSLTPAEVKAILRTTADDIGEPGFDNKTGAGRVNAWRAVSAVLNDQSVQANLVVNNGMVEIGFQGKAYQSFKLSAAPSLGAQQWIDRARLTLDGAGNAWFSEQLPTNDALFYKTAEP; encoded by the coding sequence GTGAAAAACGAAAATAGGTGCATATTGCTTTGCTTGTCCCTGTTTGCCGGCGCGGTATTTTGCCAGGCGGAGGAATACCGCTACCGGTTCAAGGGGGCTGAAGTTGCACTTCAACCGAGTGTCCGGCGGATTGTGCAGCAGGAACAGGCCGCCGCCGTGGAAACCGAGGCCGCTTGGCAACCGGTATTTGAGCTGGGCCTATCGACCTTCGTTCCAACCGACGAGGTGATCGTTGGATTCGAAGTCGCCACAACAACGGAGCAAGCGGAGCAGTTTTTGCAGCAATTTGGCGCCGACCAGGGCTTGGTCGCCATTAGTCACCACCGCAAAGACCGCTTTATCGTAACGATAGACAAACCATCCGGCGGGCGCGCATTCCCGGTTTCGGTCGCCCTTTCGGAGTTGGATGGAATCGAGTTCGCGGAACCCAATTTCATGATTTTGCCGGAAGAGCGCAATGCCGCCTCCTCCGTTCCCCTTCTCCGCCCGGATCCAGCCCCGGCGCCGGCCTACGCCCTGGTTGAGGCGGCTAGCTCGCTGCCGGTCTGGACAACGCTGGCATCCCTCGACTTCGAATCCGGCCTCGGGGGGTGGACAAGCGAATCGAGGGGCACCTCCCCGGCAACGTGGTTTGGCACGTCCCACCGCTCCCACGGAGGTTCCTATTCGCTCTACTGCGCACAAAGCCACTACCCCGCGCCGGGACCGGCGGACAACAACATGTCGGCCTGGCTGGTTTCGCCCACGTACAATCTCGTCCCATATGAGGAAGTCTACATCGAGGCATGGTTCTACACCGTCAACCAAGTCGGCGGCGATTTCCCCATGCTCTCGGTTTTCGACAATGCCTCCAGCTCGGCCGATGCCCGGGAGCTTTTCGTCGATCATACCGACGACATGACCCTCGACGAAACCACGCAAGACGGCTGGCGAAAAGTGCTGTACCGTGTCCCCCCCAACCTGCTCACGGAACAGACCTACTTTTGCTTCTCCTGGCAGTCCGACGGCAACGCCCCGCGCGAGGGATGCTACCTCGACGACATCCGCCTCGTCGCCACAACCGATGTAGACCTCGCTCCACCGGGCAACGACCCCTACGCCGCGCGTCAATGGAGCCACCGCAACACGGGCCAGATTGCCGGGCTGGGCAACGATGCCAACGACCTGCACACCCCCGAGGCCTGGTTGCTGGTGCCGGAAGTCTCCAGTAGCATTGTGCTCGCCATCGTCGATTCCGGCGTCGACCTCACCCATCCCGACCTGAACATCGTTGCGGGCTACGAGGACGACGGTTCCCCGGGCGGTGGCCCGCGGCACGAACACGGCACCGCCTGCGCCGGCGAGGCCGGGGCCATCCGCAACAATGGAATTGGAGTGATCGGCACGGCCCCGGGCGTCGGGATCATGGCGGTCGCCTGCAACGATTCCACCGCCTCCCTGGCCAAGGGCATCGATGTGGCCGTGGCGAACGGCGCCAAAATCCTGAGCAACTCCTGGGGATGGAACGACGCCTATTCAACCGATATCGAGGACGCGATCGACGATGCCATCGCCGCCGGTTGCATCCTGCTTTTCGCCGCCGGCAACGGCCCGCTCACCTCCCCAAACAACTACCATGTGGCCTTTCCCGCCTCCCTGGCCACCAACCGGGCCATCATCTGCGTCGGGGGCTCCAGCCCCACCGACGAACCCGTGGGCGCAGCCAGTAGCGATGGGCAGTTTGACTGGGGATCGAGCTATGCGAACAACGGCGGCCCCGATGTGTGCGCCCCCACCACCTGGAGCTATACCACCGACATCCAGGGTTCCGGCGGATACAACTCCGGCAGCTCGGGCATCGACGCCGACTATACCCATGACTTTAGCGGAACCTCCTCCGCCACCCCGAAGGTGGCGGGCATCGTTGCGCTCATGCTGACCGCCAGTCCCTCGCTTACACCGGCCGAGGTCAAGGCCATCCTGCGCACCACGGCGGACGACATTGGCGAGCCCGGCTTCGACAACAAGACCGGCGCCGGTCGTGTCAATGCATGGAGGGCGGTATCCGCCGTGCTCAACGACCAGTCCGTCCAGGCAAACCTTGTGGTGAACAATGGCATGGTCGAGATCGGCTTCCAGGGCAAGGCCTATCAAAGCTTTAAGCTTAGCGCTGCACCCAGCCTTGGTGCACAACAATGGATCGACCGGGCGCGCCTGACCCTCGATGGTGCCGGCAACGCATGGTTCAGCGAGCAGCTGCCAACCAACGACGCCCTCTTCTACAAGACCGCCGAACCCTGA
- a CDS encoding class I SAM-dependent methyltransferase: MESRFEERYQSGDLPWDHGMVDFNLVETVAGAGIKPCRVLDIGCGTGDNAIWLAEQGFDVVGCDLSTTAVRFANAKAEIAGARCHFIVADFLAGHMPSVPFGFAFDRGCLHSIPDALGRKAFAERVGGLLEQGGLWLSLVGNADEPKRDVGPPQLSAVELASFVEPYFEILSLKSGLFGSDQQTPPRAWICLMRKR, encoded by the coding sequence ATGGAAAGTAGGTTTGAAGAGCGATACCAGTCGGGGGATCTCCCTTGGGATCATGGCATGGTTGATTTTAATCTGGTCGAAACCGTGGCCGGTGCGGGAATCAAGCCATGCCGGGTGCTGGACATCGGATGCGGAACGGGCGACAACGCCATTTGGCTGGCGGAACAAGGATTCGATGTTGTGGGTTGCGATCTCTCCACAACGGCAGTCCGGTTTGCGAACGCCAAAGCCGAAATCGCCGGAGCTCGGTGCCACTTCATCGTTGCTGATTTCCTGGCAGGCCACATGCCATCGGTCCCGTTTGGATTCGCGTTCGACCGAGGCTGCCTGCATAGCATTCCGGATGCACTTGGAAGAAAGGCCTTTGCCGAAAGGGTGGGCGGCTTGCTGGAGCAGGGAGGCTTGTGGCTCTCGCTGGTGGGCAATGCGGACGAGCCGAAGCGGGACGTGGGGCCGCCCCAGCTCTCGGCCGTGGAGCTGGCATCCTTCGTTGAACCCTATTTTGAAATCCTCTCCTTGAAATCGGGGCTGTTCGGCTCCGACCAGCAAACGCCACCGCGTGCCTGGATTTGCCTGATGCGCAAGCGTTGA
- a CDS encoding PQQ-binding-like beta-propeller repeat protein, translating into MSIRILITLMAMATVAQADWPRFLGAGCDGKSSEAGLETDLSKVEVAWVHPRGESYSAPSILGDRLIHHGRFGDVERIECLDTATGKPLWADEVPTTYRDRFNYLSGPRASPSIEGGRVYTLGAQGILCCHQLTDGKRLWRRKLIEEFKLDTEFFGFTPSPLIEGDSVIINLGMGKCVAAFDKMTGKTQWVSGDQWGRSYASPVAATMHGQRVLLVFAGGESNPPVGGLLCIDPSSGKIHDRFAWRSPRHASVNASTPVVDGNRIFISSSYDVGGVMLEVLPDFTFKEVYRTKAYASHWATPILVDGHLYGFANNKLVCMDWKTGERVWRVVPKVGDAAFESPETGTYGASKYRPPPGEGGFGIGSLVHADGRFLCLGENGLLAWMKLTPEGCTILSSRRLFKADQTWTAPVLGDGRAYICQNLPGNGIEPGLICIVLKPIRQEQSDGK; encoded by the coding sequence ATGTCAATCAGGATATTGATCACGTTGATGGCAATGGCAACGGTCGCCCAGGCCGACTGGCCGCGGTTTCTGGGGGCGGGGTGCGATGGCAAATCCAGTGAGGCTGGGCTGGAAACCGATCTGTCGAAGGTCGAGGTGGCCTGGGTGCATCCGCGCGGCGAGAGCTATTCCGCGCCATCCATTCTCGGCGACCGCCTGATCCACCATGGCCGCTTCGGGGACGTGGAACGGATCGAGTGCCTGGACACCGCCACGGGCAAGCCGCTTTGGGCGGATGAAGTTCCAACCACCTACCGCGACCGTTTCAATTATCTCTCCGGTCCGCGCGCCAGCCCTTCCATCGAGGGCGGCCGCGTCTACACCCTGGGTGCGCAGGGCATCCTCTGCTGCCATCAACTCACGGACGGAAAACGGTTGTGGCGGCGGAAGCTGATTGAGGAGTTTAAACTCGATACGGAGTTTTTTGGCTTCACCCCCTCGCCGCTGATTGAAGGGGATTCCGTCATCATCAACCTCGGCATGGGGAAGTGCGTGGCGGCCTTCGACAAGATGACCGGCAAGACGCAATGGGTTTCCGGCGACCAATGGGGGCGGAGCTATGCGAGTCCGGTTGCGGCCACGATGCATGGGCAACGCGTCTTGCTGGTGTTTGCCGGCGGCGAGTCCAATCCGCCGGTGGGTGGATTGCTCTGCATCGATCCGTCCTCCGGTAAAATCCACGACCGCTTTGCATGGCGCAGTCCACGCCATGCCTCGGTGAATGCCTCGACGCCGGTGGTGGACGGCAACCGGATTTTCATCTCGTCGTCCTACGATGTCGGCGGGGTGATGCTGGAGGTGTTGCCGGATTTCACCTTCAAGGAAGTCTACCGTACCAAGGCCTATGCCTCGCACTGGGCCACGCCGATTTTGGTGGATGGCCATCTCTATGGCTTCGCCAACAACAAGCTCGTTTGCATGGACTGGAAAACGGGGGAGCGGGTTTGGCGTGTGGTTCCGAAGGTGGGCGACGCAGCATTTGAATCGCCGGAAACCGGGACATACGGTGCAAGCAAATATCGCCCGCCACCGGGCGAGGGCGGATTCGGCATTGGCTCGCTGGTCCATGCCGATGGCCGGTTCCTCTGCCTTGGCGAAAACGGACTGCTGGCCTGGATGAAGCTAACGCCGGAGGGCTGCACGATCCTTTCCTCGCGCCGCTTGTTCAAGGCCGACCAAACCTGGACGGCACCGGTGCTTGGCGATGGTCGGGCCTACATCTGCCAAAACCTTCCGGGCAATGGAATCGAGCCTGGTTTAATTTGCATCGTTCTAAAACCAATAAGACAGGAGCAGAGTGATGGAAAGTAG
- a CDS encoding acylphosphatase: MRYKQAMGSGGSSKRMRAVFSGRVQGVGFRYTVCRAAEAFDVTGFVRNLWDGDVELVSEGAEQELVGLLHAVRGSCLRRNITAEQVRWEAATGEFDRFGITY, from the coding sequence ATGCGATATAAACAAGCCATGGGTTCCGGTGGTTCCAGCAAACGGATGCGCGCGGTTTTTTCCGGCAGGGTTCAAGGCGTCGGCTTCCGCTACACGGTTTGCCGAGCCGCCGAAGCGTTTGACGTGACGGGTTTTGTCCGTAACCTTTGGGACGGCGATGTGGAGTTGGTTTCCGAGGGAGCCGAGCAGGAGCTGGTCGGTTTGCTCCATGCGGTCCGGGGCTCGTGCCTTCGCAGGAACATCACGGCGGAGCAGGTGCGCTGGGAAGCGGCGACCGGAGAATTTGACAGGTTTGGAATTACGTATTAA
- a CDS encoding metallophosphoesterase family protein, whose product MKYAILGDIHANLEALKAVLKDADEQGVTHYACTGDVVGYNADPKACLQMIRTLKCKIVQGNHDYYAACNESMELFTPMAQKSIRWTRKQLSPFERKHLRHLPLIIDIENFTIVHSSLSNPHRWNYIFKRKAADSNFRNQFNQVCFFGHTHVPLAFVKGTSIEKGFYETLEVKPGFQYLVNVGSVGQPRDRNPKSAYVIYDLDNQLITIRRIEYDMTETQKKIRAAGLPFRNALRLANGR is encoded by the coding sequence ATGAAATATGCAATCTTAGGTGACATCCACGCCAACCTTGAGGCGCTCAAGGCGGTGCTGAAGGATGCAGATGAACAAGGGGTTACGCATTATGCCTGCACCGGCGACGTGGTGGGCTATAACGCGGACCCCAAGGCATGCCTGCAAATGATCCGCACCCTCAAATGCAAGATCGTCCAGGGCAACCACGACTACTATGCCGCGTGCAACGAGTCGATGGAGCTGTTCACCCCGATGGCCCAGAAGAGCATCCGCTGGACGCGGAAGCAACTCTCCCCCTTCGAGCGCAAGCACCTGCGCCACCTGCCGCTCATCATCGACATCGAAAATTTCACCATCGTACACAGCTCGCTAAGCAATCCCCACCGCTGGAACTATATCTTCAAGCGGAAAGCGGCCGATTCGAATTTCCGGAACCAGTTCAACCAGGTTTGCTTTTTTGGCCACACCCATGTTCCCCTCGCCTTCGTCAAGGGAACATCCATCGAGAAGGGGTTCTACGAAACCCTGGAAGTGAAGCCGGGATTCCAATATCTGGTGAATGTCGGCAGCGTTGGCCAACCGCGCGACCGAAACCCCAAATCGGCCTATGTGATCTACGACCTCGACAACCAGCTCATTACCATCCGGCGCATCGAGTATGACATGACCGAAACCCAGAAAAAGATCCGTGCGGCCGGCCTCCCCTTCCGCAACGCGCTCCGCCTCGCCAACGGGCGTTGA
- a CDS encoding IspD/TarI family cytidylyltransferase, with the protein MNTMAIVVACGKEEEIAPGTEAAFLTLGDSPILAHSLKTLEEASVIDSVVVVVGKDRVDATIHVIKRFGCTKVRGVVVGGVNRLSTLRTVFSKIQTEPSVVVIHEASRPFLSKTVLAETIKGAKRYGCSIAAHKIPDATKYTPKGMRVSETLDRNTVWSAQTPQAFKADVLKKIIDPKTRGVKIVDDESEFVPDSSEVYMVEAGYANMKIRSKADLGIATALLNAHLTGNDSKPRAVSIAR; encoded by the coding sequence ATGAATACAATGGCAATAGTGGTTGCGTGCGGAAAGGAAGAGGAGATTGCGCCGGGGACGGAGGCGGCATTTCTTACCTTGGGCGATAGCCCGATCCTGGCCCATTCGTTGAAAACCCTCGAAGAGGCCTCGGTCATCGATAGCGTAGTCGTGGTGGTTGGGAAAGATCGGGTGGATGCCACCATCCATGTCATCAAGCGCTTCGGTTGCACCAAGGTGAGGGGGGTGGTGGTTGGCGGAGTGAACCGCCTGAGCACCCTGCGCACGGTTTTCAGCAAGATCCAGACGGAACCCTCCGTGGTTGTGATTCACGAGGCATCCCGCCCGTTCCTCTCCAAGACCGTGCTGGCCGAGACCATCAAAGGCGCCAAGCGCTATGGATGCTCCATTGCCGCCCACAAGATACCCGACGCAACGAAATATACCCCCAAGGGCATGCGGGTTTCCGAGACGCTCGACCGCAATACGGTCTGGTCTGCGCAAACCCCGCAGGCGTTCAAGGCCGACGTACTGAAAAAAATCATCGACCCCAAGACCCGCGGTGTAAAGATTGTCGACGACGAATCGGAGTTTGTTCCCGATTCCTCGGAGGTGTACATGGTGGAGGCGGGCTACGCCAACATGAAAATCAGAAGCAAAGCCGACCTTGGCATTGCAACGGCTCTCTTGAATGCCCACCTGACCGGCAACGATTCCAAGCCCCGTGCAGTTTCCATTGCTCGCTAA
- a CDS encoding thiol-disulfide oxidoreductase DCC family protein: MENPLKTQLLYDGNCPICCRKVAFIERRDAKRSLEFIDIRAPDFKAEDTGIEFQTLETRIHAVLPDGSMASGMEAVRAAYRAIGLGWLVSPTGWPILRIVFDALYRLVAQNRMLISRFIR; encoded by the coding sequence ATGGAAAACCCCCTTAAAACACAGCTTTTGTACGACGGGAACTGCCCTATTTGCTGCCGGAAGGTGGCCTTTATCGAACGACGGGACGCCAAACGCTCCCTGGAATTCATCGACATCCGGGCCCCGGATTTCAAAGCGGAGGATACCGGCATTGAATTCCAGACACTGGAAACACGAATCCATGCGGTTTTGCCCGACGGCTCCATGGCATCGGGCATGGAGGCGGTTAGGGCGGCCTATCGGGCCATTGGGCTCGGGTGGTTGGTTTCCCCAACAGGCTGGCCCATTTTGCGAATCGTCTTCGATGCGCTCTACCGCCTTGTTGCACAAAACCGGATGCTTATTAGCCGTTTTATCCGATGA
- a CDS encoding PhoH family protein — protein MTLKKIFVLDTNVILHDSSCINQFGEHDIVIPITVLEELDNFKKGNDSLNFHAREFARTLDSLAEDKLFNGGVPIGTGRGKISIKLDRQFDDDISANFSDKKKPDHHILNIGYQVAKEFADREVTLVTKDVNLRMKAKAVGLMAQDYKNDHVSDILQLYTGTRIEENVDPELINLMYTPPYEFPAAELTVERPLVPNEYLILRGERKSALAVYDDELNVIKHVDKVPAFGISPRNSEQTYALDAILNDNVRLVSLTGKAGTGKTLIALAGALKRKKSYRQILMARPIVALSNKDIGFLPGDIKSKLDPYMKPLFDNLAVIEHAQGDTKRSQVSKLVDDNKLIIEPLSYIRGRSLVNTFFIIDEAQNLTPHEIKTIITRAGEGTKIVFTGDIFQIDHPYLDSHSNGLSYLIEKMMGQRLYAHVNLTKGERSELADLAGSLL, from the coding sequence ATGACCCTGAAGAAGATCTTTGTTCTCGATACCAACGTAATCCTCCACGACAGCAGCTGCATCAACCAATTTGGCGAACACGACATCGTCATCCCGATCACCGTCCTCGAAGAGCTGGACAATTTCAAGAAAGGCAACGACTCGCTGAACTTCCATGCCCGCGAGTTTGCACGCACCCTCGACTCGCTGGCCGAAGACAAACTTTTCAATGGCGGGGTTCCCATTGGAACCGGGCGCGGGAAAATCAGCATCAAGCTCGATCGCCAGTTCGACGACGATATTTCCGCCAACTTTTCCGATAAGAAAAAACCCGACCACCATATCCTGAACATCGGCTACCAGGTGGCCAAGGAGTTTGCAGACCGGGAGGTGACGCTGGTTACCAAGGACGTCAACCTGCGCATGAAGGCCAAGGCGGTCGGCTTGATGGCACAGGACTATAAAAACGACCATGTTTCAGATATCCTGCAGCTCTACACCGGCACCCGCATCGAGGAGAACGTCGATCCTGAACTGATCAACCTGATGTACACGCCGCCCTACGAGTTTCCCGCTGCCGAACTCACGGTCGAGCGCCCGCTTGTGCCCAACGAATACCTGATCCTCCGCGGCGAACGGAAATCAGCGCTGGCCGTCTATGATGACGAACTGAATGTGATCAAACATGTCGACAAAGTCCCGGCCTTTGGCATCTCCCCGCGCAACTCCGAGCAGACCTACGCGCTCGATGCCATCCTTAACGACAACGTCCGGCTCGTCAGCCTGACGGGCAAGGCCGGCACCGGGAAAACCCTCATCGCCCTGGCCGGGGCACTGAAACGGAAGAAAAGCTATCGCCAGATTCTGATGGCGCGTCCAATCGTGGCGCTGAGCAACAAGGACATCGGCTTCCTGCCGGGCGACATCAAGTCGAAACTCGATCCCTACATGAAGCCGTTGTTCGACAATCTTGCCGTCATCGAACACGCCCAGGGCGATACGAAGCGCAGCCAGGTTTCCAAGCTGGTCGATGACAACAAGCTGATCATCGAGCCGCTCTCCTATATCCGCGGGCGCAGTCTTGTGAACACGTTCTTCATCATCGACGAAGCACAGAACCTCACCCCGCACGAAATAAAGACCATCATCACCCGCGCGGGCGAAGGGACGAAGATTGTGTTTACCGGCGACATCTTCCAGATCGACCACCCCTACCTGGACAGCCACTCGAATGGCTTGAGCTACCTGATCGAAAAAATGATGGGGCAACGGCTCTATGCGCACGTCAACCTGACCAAGGGCGAGCGCTCCGAGCTGGCCGATCTTGCGGGATCGTTGCTTTAG
- a CDS encoding uroporphyrinogen decarboxylase family protein, whose amino-acid sequence MNHIERFIATIERRPVDRPATWLGLPTTAAYDGLFEYFGVNNVLELSLKLDDDVLPIEMPYHSPSADAIHMALDFSSHGKLENEERTLGEHGFFEGVEDPARINDFDWPDPSNHIDPDLCRKMVDELPDDRAIMGILWSSHFQDTNAAFGMEEAMMMMYDSPEMYHAVINRCTDFYMEANRVFYEAVADKIHAVLIGNDMGSQQGLMVSPELLHEFVTPCNIRLIEQAKSYGLKVVYHSCGAVSNIIPDLIESGVDVVHPIQALAAGMEPQGLKDSYGDQVSFCGGVDAQNLLVNGTPEEVAAKVRELRNIFPTGLIISPSHEAILPDIPPANLEALMRAAKGAQ is encoded by the coding sequence ATGAACCATATCGAACGTTTCATCGCCACCATTGAACGCAGGCCGGTGGATCGGCCGGCAACCTGGCTGGGCCTGCCGACCACGGCGGCCTATGACGGGCTATTCGAATATTTCGGAGTTAACAATGTGCTGGAGCTGAGTCTGAAGCTCGACGACGATGTGCTGCCGATCGAAATGCCATACCATTCGCCATCGGCGGACGCCATCCATATGGCGCTTGATTTTTCAAGCCACGGCAAGTTGGAGAACGAGGAGCGCACGCTGGGCGAACACGGCTTTTTCGAAGGCGTGGAGGATCCGGCACGCATCAACGACTTCGACTGGCCGGATCCCTCAAACCATATCGATCCCGATCTGTGCCGGAAGATGGTGGACGAGCTTCCGGATGACCGCGCGATCATGGGCATTCTCTGGTCGTCGCACTTCCAGGACACCAATGCGGCCTTCGGTATGGAAGAGGCCATGATGATGATGTATGACTCGCCGGAAATGTACCATGCGGTCATCAACCGCTGCACGGACTTCTATATGGAAGCCAACCGGGTTTTCTACGAAGCGGTGGCCGACAAGATCCATGCCGTGCTGATTGGCAACGACATGGGCAGCCAGCAGGGGCTGATGGTGTCGCCGGAGCTGTTGCATGAATTCGTGACACCATGCAATATCCGTCTGATTGAACAGGCGAAATCCTATGGGCTGAAGGTGGTTTATCATTCCTGCGGCGCGGTCTCGAATATTATTCCCGACCTGATCGAAAGCGGCGTGGATGTCGTGCACCCGATCCAGGCATTGGCCGCAGGCATGGAGCCGCAGGGGCTGAAGGACAGCTATGGCGACCAAGTCTCGTTCTGCGGCGGCGTGGATGCGCAGAACCTGCTGGTGAACGGTACGCCCGAAGAGGTGGCCGCCAAGGTGCGGGAACTGCGGAACATCTTCCCGACCGGATTGATCATCTCGCCCAGCCATGAGGCCATCCTGCCGGACATTCCGCCAGCCAACCTCGAGGCGCTGATGCGAGCGGCCAAGGGAGCCCAGTAA
- a CDS encoding alpha-L-fucosidase, giving the protein MNFKTIVATIVVATSVFPVAGAAPFKADWESLRAYECPEWFQDAKFGIYAHWGIYSVPNAPGNSDWYGRNMYRAGHPNHVLHVETYGALDEFGYKDFVPLFTAPKFNADEWADLFVEAGARFAGPVGEHADGFSMWASKVNPWNAADMGPKRDVVGEMGKAIRERGLKYVVSLHHSWHWGWFPTWQEGTDCADPANAGLYGPKLPKTAQRLPGGSLSRAASPMPSAEWERVWLEKVKEVVDGYSPDLLWFDNRVQILSETIRREMLAYAYNQADERKQEFVLTFKRPDFPLGVGTVDLERSRMPEIYPEPWLTDTSISPKTWSSSSDIEYYSTERLIHDLADIVSKNGCLLLNVAPHPDGTIPPEQQRILREMGRWLKLNGEAIYGSRPWIYFGEGPTETKVGHLSDMKFDGFTDLDIRFTTRNGQLYAIALGWPESGVLSIETFGTAFYNHGIKGVELIGHKGTLEWERRQWALQIKLPEKKPCAHAYVFRIMR; this is encoded by the coding sequence ATGAATTTCAAAACAATTGTTGCAACAATCGTGGTTGCTACTTCCGTTTTTCCGGTGGCCGGCGCGGCACCCTTCAAAGCCGACTGGGAATCGTTGAGAGCCTACGAGTGCCCGGAATGGTTCCAGGATGCGAAGTTCGGCATCTATGCCCATTGGGGAATCTATTCCGTTCCCAATGCGCCCGGGAATAGCGACTGGTATGGCCGCAACATGTACCGCGCCGGACATCCAAACCATGTCTTGCACGTGGAAACCTACGGCGCGCTCGATGAGTTTGGTTATAAGGATTTCGTGCCGCTGTTCACCGCGCCCAAGTTCAACGCCGATGAATGGGCCGACCTTTTTGTGGAAGCCGGCGCACGGTTCGCCGGGCCGGTGGGTGAACATGCCGACGGCTTTTCCATGTGGGCCTCGAAGGTGAATCCGTGGAATGCGGCGGACATGGGGCCGAAGCGCGATGTGGTGGGGGAGATGGGAAAAGCCATTCGTGAGCGGGGGTTGAAGTATGTGGTCAGCTTGCATCATTCATGGCACTGGGGCTGGTTTCCGACCTGGCAGGAGGGGACTGATTGTGCCGATCCCGCGAACGCCGGACTCTATGGCCCGAAGCTGCCTAAAACCGCACAGAGGCTTCCCGGCGGTTCCCTTTCCCGTGCGGCCTCGCCGATGCCTTCCGCCGAGTGGGAACGGGTCTGGCTGGAAAAGGTGAAGGAAGTGGTCGATGGCTATTCCCCGGATCTGCTTTGGTTCGATAACCGCGTGCAGATTCTGTCTGAAACGATCCGTCGGGAAATGCTGGCTTATGCCTATAACCAAGCGGATGAGCGGAAGCAGGAATTTGTGCTGACCTTCAAGCGCCCGGATTTTCCGCTGGGGGTTGGAACCGTGGATCTGGAACGTTCCCGCATGCCGGAAATCTATCCCGAACCCTGGCTCACCGACACGTCCATTTCCCCGAAAACGTGGTCATCCTCATCGGACATTGAATACTACAGCACCGAACGCCTGATTCATGATCTAGCGGATATTGTCAGTAAGAACGGTTGCCTGCTGCTGAATGTTGCGCCGCACCCGGATGGAACGATCCCGCCGGAGCAGCAGCGGATTCTTCGCGAGATGGGGCGCTGGCTGAAACTGAACGGCGAGGCCATCTATGGAAGCCGACCGTGGATCTATTTCGGGGAGGGGCCGACCGAAACCAAGGTGGGGCATCTTTCGGATATGAAATTCGACGGCTTTACCGATCTGGATATTCGCTTCACGACCCGCAACGGGCAGCTCTATGCCATCGCGTTGGGGTGGCCCGAATCCGGTGTGTTGTCGATCGAGACCTTCGGCACCGCCTTTTACAATCATGGGATCAAGGGCGTTGAGCTGATTGGCCACAAAGGAACCCTGGAATGGGAGCGCAGGCAGTGGGCGCTGCAAATCAAGCTGCCGGAGAAGAAACCGTGCGCGCATGCCTATGTGTTCCGCATCATGCGTTAA